TCGACACCGACGTCGCGCACGAAGGAGCGGTCGATCTTCAGCGCTGCCAGGGGGAAATGCTTGAGATAGGCCAGCGAGGAATAACCGGTGCCGAAATCGTCCAGCGCAAAGCAGATGCCCTGCGCGCGCAGCTCAAGCATCTTGCGCGTAATCTCGTGCGGGTCTTCGGCAAACACGCTTTCGGTCAGCTCCAGGCACAGCCGCTGCGCAAAGGCGCCGGTGTCGTCGAGGATCCCGGTGACCGCCGCCGGAAACCCGGGGTCGCGCATCTGGTGCACGCTGACATTCACCGACAGCTTCAGCCGCCGCAGCGTGGCGTCGCGCTGCCAGCGCACCAGCGCACGACAGCTCTCCTCGAGTACGTGAAAGCCGAGCGGACGGATGAGACCCGACTCTTCGGCAAAGCCGATGAACTGGTCCGGTCCGAGCAAATCCTGGCCGTCGCGCTGCCAGCGAACCAGCACTTCGGCCCCGACCAGGTCCCCGCGGCGATCGAACTGCGGCTGGCAGAACAGGCGGAACTGGCCCAGGGAAAGGCCGTCGCGCATTGCCGACTCGAAGGCTGCGCGGCGGTCAGCCGCGTCCTGCATGCTGGGATCGAAGAAACGGGCATTGTTGCGTCCGTCCGCCTTGGCGCGATACATGGCAAGGTCGGCCTGCTTGAGCAGGGTGTCGATATTGATGCCATTCCCGTCGAACAAGGTGATGCCGATACTGGCCGAGCTCTTGAACACCGCCGAGCCGAGCTGGTATGGCTGGCTCAGCTCCGACAGGATCTTGGCCACCACCCGGTCGGCCTCGGCTGCCGCATCGTAGGGCGAGCTGCCCAGTCCTTCCAGCACGACGACGAACTCGTCGCCGCCGAGCCGGGCCAGCTGGTCGCTGTCGCGCACGGTAGCGCGCAAGCGATGCGCCACCTGGCGCAAGAGCATGTCGCCCATGTCGTGGCCGAGTGTATCGTTGAGCAACTTGAAGTTGTCCAGGTCGAGGTAGAGCAGCGCGCTGTAGTGGCGCGAGCGCCTGCCACGCGCCACGACGTGCCCGAGCTCTTCGATCAGGAAGCGGCGGTTGGGCAGGCCGGTCAGGTGATCGAAGTAAGCCAGTTCGTAGATGTGCCGTTCGGTGCGCTTCTGCTCCGTCAGATCGGTATTCACGCCGGAGATCCGCACGGCCTTGCCGGCATCGTCGCGCAGCACGTAACCCCTCGACAGTACCGGGACATAATGTCCGTCGCGATGGCGCAGCCGGAACTCGAGACTGTAGCCGTCGCGCGCGCTGGGCAGCAGGTCGCCAAGATACTCGGCGATCATCACCTCGTCGGCCGGATGCAACAGGCGGCGCCAGGCGCCGGAATCCTCGATGCCCTCGCCGCTGGCGTAGCCAAGCATATTCCACCAGCGCTCCGAGTAATACACCTCATTGGTGACCAGGTTCCAGTCCCAGGGAGCATCGGTCGACCCCTTGAGCACCAGCCGCAATCGTTCTTCGGACTTCTCCAGTGACTGCTGGGTATTCTTCAGCGCCGTGCAATCGGTAAAGCACACCACCACCTGCTGGACCCTGCCGGCTTCGTCGCACTCGGGGTAAGCATTGGTCAACACCCAGCGTGGCGGACCGGAACCGACGATGCCGGCGATCAGGCCGGACAGCTTTTGCCCTGTCCTCAGCACGACATTTGCAGGAAATTCCTCCGGCGGCATCGCCGAGCCGTCTTCGCGCAGCAAGGTCCAGGCGTCCGTGGTCGGGCTCATGCCTCGCAGCGGGGCTTCTCCAAGGCCGAGCAATTCATGGGCCTGGCGGTTGGCGGAGACGATCCGTCCGTCCGCATCATGGACGACCACGCCAGCCGGCAGGTGATCGTACAGGACGTGCGGATAGCGTAATACCTCGGCTGGGGAAGCGGGCAGCATGACACTCGACATTTGACGATTTTGAGTAACTGACTGTAGCACACTAGCGGCATCGCTTCGGATGGCGCAAGTCCAGCAGTGCGCACGACTCATGTGCGCCGCGCCGCCGCCGTTGCCGATATTCTTCGGACAAGATCATCGAGACGGCATGCCAAGCCCTGCAAGGCGCACATGAACAGTTTGCTGGCCTACGACTATGAGACCACCGGGACCGACCCGGTCCGCGACCGCCCCGTGCAGTTCGCATGCCTGCGCCTGGACATGGAGCTGAACGTCATCGGCCGGCCGACCGCCCTGTACTGCCAGCCTTCGCCCGATCACCTGCCCGACCCGCTGGCCTGCCTGCTGACCGGGATCACCCCCCAGCGCTGCCAGGAGATCGGACTGCCGGAGCTGCGCTTTGTCGAAGCGGTCCATCGCGAGCTCGCGGCGCCGGGGACGATCGCCTTTGGCTACAACTCCATCGCCTTCGACGACGAGTTCACGCGCTTCATGTTCTGGCGAAACCTCATCGACCCGTATGCCCGCGAATGGAAGGACGGCTGCGGCCGCTGGGACTTGCTCGGCCTGGTGCGCGCCACCTACGCGCTGCGCCCGGAAACGCTGGAGTGGCCAGGCGATGGACTGGGCGGCGTGTCGTTCGCGCTGCAGCGGATCAGCGCCGCGAACGGCCTGCCGCACGAAGCGGCGCACGACGCCTTGTCCGACGTGGTCGCCACGGTTGCGCTGGCGCGGCGCCTGCGCGAACGCCAGCCGCAGCTGTTTGCCCATTGCCTGTCGATGCTGGACAAGAACCTGGCGCTGCAGGAAATGGATGTGGCGTCGAAAAGCCCCTTCATCCACATCGGCAGCGGCAACGCGAAGGCGGCAGGCATCCGTATCATGATGCCGATTGCTTCCCACCCGACCAACCGCAACGAGCTCATCGCCTGGGACCTGTCGAAAGATCCGCGCCAGTTGCTG
This window of the Massilia sp. WG5 genome carries:
- a CDS encoding bifunctional diguanylate cyclase/phosphodiesterase codes for the protein MLPASPAEVLRYPHVLYDHLPAGVVVHDADGRIVSANRQAHELLGLGEAPLRGMSPTTDAWTLLREDGSAMPPEEFPANVVLRTGQKLSGLIAGIVGSGPPRWVLTNAYPECDEAGRVQQVVVCFTDCTALKNTQQSLEKSEERLRLVLKGSTDAPWDWNLVTNEVYYSERWWNMLGYASGEGIEDSGAWRRLLHPADEVMIAEYLGDLLPSARDGYSLEFRLRHRDGHYVPVLSRGYVLRDDAGKAVRISGVNTDLTEQKRTERHIYELAYFDHLTGLPNRRFLIEELGHVVARGRRSRHYSALLYLDLDNFKLLNDTLGHDMGDMLLRQVAHRLRATVRDSDQLARLGGDEFVVVLEGLGSSPYDAAAEADRVVAKILSELSQPYQLGSAVFKSSASIGITLFDGNGINIDTLLKQADLAMYRAKADGRNNARFFDPSMQDAADRRAAFESAMRDGLSLGQFRLFCQPQFDRRGDLVGAEVLVRWQRDGQDLLGPDQFIGFAEESGLIRPLGFHVLEESCRALVRWQRDATLRRLKLSVNVSVHQMRDPGFPAAVTGILDDTGAFAQRLCLELTESVFAEDPHEITRKMLELRAQGICFALDDFGTGYSSLAYLKHFPLAALKIDRSFVRDVGVDPDSAPIVEAIIALANKLGLDIVAEGVEHEAQRRFLIQGGCSSMQGFLLGRPLPMAEFEHLYGAS